In Mytilus edulis chromosome 7, xbMytEdul2.2, whole genome shotgun sequence, a single genomic region encodes these proteins:
- the LOC139483494 gene encoding uncharacterized protein: MSKRQSSVFDDSQEEGDLSQRDLFAEALSSAQDPGNNAQGIPQNVGNEILKTLMKLEKNLEGVMKDVAALKRQQNDGAFSMETCTFKKRLNVFLKEKFSRCPWLKTQSDLEFKNEVRKCLKQDNFQTNTLAYRSVNQWATTRVTEYRNQLRRKLMSDQSGDSKYT, from the exons ATGTCAAAAAGGCAGTCAAGTGTCTTTGAT GATTCACAGGAGGAGGGGGATTTGAGCCAAAGGGATTTATTTGCAGAGGCTTTGTCATCTGCACAAGACCCTGGAAATAATGCACAAGGAATTCCACAAAATGTTGGAAATGAAATAT taaaaacactaatgaaattagaaaaaaacttgGAAGGTGTGATGAAAGATGTGGCAGCGCTAAAGAGGCAACAAAATGATGGAGCTTTTTCCATGGAAACCTGTACATTTAAg AAAAGACTTAATGTTTTCCTCAAGGAAAAATTCAGCAGATGTCCGTGGCTGAAGACTCAATCTGACTTGGAGTTTAAA AATGAAGTTAGAAAATGTCTAAAGCAAGACAATTTTCAGACCAATACTTTGGCATACAGGTCAGTGAACCAGTGGGCAACTACCAGGGTCACTGAATATCGTAACCAATTGAGAAGAAAA